In a single window of the Anaerocolumna cellulosilytica genome:
- a CDS encoding JAB domain-containing protein produces MRKLRTNKETFLEGVHILTGIDLDKMQKYCADNNILHILDHPMEINATEEQIAKIHTLKEIINTYEYFRENDEENKVRFDTPAKLAEFFKSKIAYQKEREYLVTAYFDSKMQVLSTDIAEGSVNHCVINPRELLKRALQLDCAGVAMGHSHPSGDPNPSREDINITKKINIIFNSMKIRFYDHLIIGGNKYFSFTEKGYLEYNDELPKVSDLNPFHLEPEIAEADCEDEMEP; encoded by the coding sequence TTGAGAAAATTAAGGACAAATAAAGAAACTTTCTTAGAAGGAGTTCATATCCTCACAGGTATTGACCTTGATAAAATGCAAAAATACTGTGCAGATAATAACATACTTCATATTTTAGACCATCCGATGGAAATCAATGCTACAGAGGAACAGATTGCAAAGATTCATACCCTTAAGGAAATTATTAATACATATGAATATTTTCGAGAAAACGATGAAGAAAACAAGGTTAGATTTGATACACCTGCTAAATTGGCAGAGTTCTTTAAATCCAAAATAGCCTACCAGAAGGAAAGAGAATATCTTGTTACCGCATATTTTGATTCCAAGATGCAAGTTTTGTCAACGGATATTGCAGAAGGAAGTGTCAATCACTGTGTGATTAATCCGAGAGAATTATTAAAGCGTGCGCTGCAGCTTGATTGTGCAGGAGTAGCCATGGGGCATTCACATCCTTCTGGTGACCCTAATCCAAGTAGAGAAGATATAAATATAACAAAAAAGATAAATATAATATTTAACTCTATGAAGATTCGCTTTTATGATCATTTAATCATTGGAGGAAATAAGTACTTTTCCTTTACTGAAAAAGGATATTTGGAATACAACGATGAACTACCAAAGGTAAGTGACCTTAATCCCTTCCATCTTGAACCTGAAATAGCAGAAGCTGATTGTGAGGATGAAATGGAACCATAA
- a CDS encoding single-stranded DNA-binding protein: MNKFIIMARLCRNPEVWETKGETPLLMASFSIAYNWPKKDGKEEADYYYCLATGKLAEFIKNYVKSGNKVLVTGKLKNNNYQNKNGDKVFGVQVYVDEIELVESKRNRTKEQAQEVRLPSDLE, encoded by the coding sequence ATGAATAAATTTATTATTATGGCAAGGCTTTGCAGAAATCCGGAAGTTTGGGAAACGAAAGGAGAAACACCATTACTTATGGCAAGCTTCAGCATTGCTTACAACTGGCCAAAGAAGGATGGTAAAGAAGAAGCCGACTATTATTACTGCCTTGCTACTGGTAAACTAGCTGAATTCATTAAGAATTATGTAAAAAGTGGTAACAAGGTTTTAGTAACAGGAAAGTTAAAAAACAACAATTATCAGAATAAGAACGGAGATAAAGTCTTTGGTGTGCAGGTATATGTGGATGAGATTGAGCTGGTGGAAAGCAAGCGGAACCGAACAAAAGAACAGGCACAGGAGGTAAGGTTACCTTCTGACTTAGAATAG
- a CDS encoding 5' nucleotidase, NT5C type, with protein MKKQRLFVDMDGTLAHFNKVDTLEKLYEPGYFYNLKPIPNVVNAIKEIVNNHPDIEVYILSAVLTDSEYALEEKKMWLDKYLLEMDEAHRMFTPCGQDKKDYVNIRESDYLLDDYTHNLNLWQPPAKGIKLLNGINHTNGTWKSDCLRYDKKPELLAKNIVDIMQGRESIQDIKPFVEDIIARDGDRTCGVFSKRYGTRSINFKEKRANGKVE; from the coding sequence ATGAAAAAACAGAGATTGTTTGTGGATATGGATGGAACACTGGCTCATTTCAATAAGGTAGATACCTTAGAAAAGTTGTATGAACCGGGATATTTTTATAACCTGAAGCCAATTCCCAATGTTGTAAATGCCATAAAAGAAATAGTGAATAATCACCCGGACATTGAGGTCTACATTTTATCAGCAGTTCTTACAGATAGTGAGTATGCATTGGAAGAGAAAAAGATGTGGCTGGATAAATACCTGCTGGAGATGGATGAGGCACATCGGATGTTTACTCCTTGTGGCCAGGACAAAAAAGATTATGTGAATATCCGTGAAAGTGACTATTTACTGGATGATTATACTCATAACCTTAATTTATGGCAACCACCTGCAAAAGGAATTAAGTTACTGAATGGTATCAATCACACGAATGGGACATGGAAAAGTGATTGTCTTCGTTATGATAAAAAGCCGGAGCTTCTGGCAAAGAACATTGTGGATATTATGCAGGGACGGGAATCCATTCAGGATATAAAGCCTTTTGTTGAGGATATTATAGCAAGAGATGGAGACAGAACGTGCGGAGTCTTCTCTAAAAGATATGGAACCAGAAGTATAAATTTTAAGGAGAAAAGAGCGAATGGAAAAGTGGAGTAA
- a CDS encoding VirB4 family type IV secretion system protein produces MKKKKIEQRNVALLNIISPIGLKFGKNNLSVGENFGKAYGIVRYPEAPDYGWMSKLMNIPGTMASYHFKTIADGGDFIDSLNKNISHQRVIAKNTNDTLVRTRAQKAADDGEKLLVRIDQHGEAVGMLSTTIIPLADEPLIFEKVRRKTVSSIKTSRCKARLLSDLQKRAFKHMSPFYTEDDKIHNVTDRICPLTTLMGGFANASSGFNDSQGYYVAKDASGGLIILDFWLRSNDRTNTNFIILGIQGQGKSTAIRHIALSEFMRGTKVLFTDPHGENRFLTKKLGGEIINAGGGSNGRINPFQISVIPKDDEEEEVKFYENEDGHGMGDMALYIKYLEVFFSIYIPDLTSIEKAILKATIIELYNNFNIFWDTDISTLKPEDFPIWSDLHKLMLQKAEEKDKTRKGNDSNVYENLAILLQDGATGADSLLWNGHTTISSNARVICIDTKSLQDTPDNVKRAQNFNINRWTWQVMTENPTEPVLCLYDEAYLNIDPKVPQSMIFLRNGVKSSRKFEAAMGFITHSVVDFLDESVKMYGQALLDSPCYKIIFGTDGQNLKDITDLYKLTTAEQDLLQSKRRGHALMMIGSRRLHVNFDIPEYKFEYFGNAGGR; encoded by the coding sequence ATGAAGAAAAAGAAGATTGAACAGAGAAATGTAGCATTATTAAATATAATCTCTCCCATCGGTTTAAAGTTTGGTAAAAACAATCTGTCTGTTGGTGAGAATTTTGGGAAAGCCTATGGCATTGTACGTTATCCAGAAGCACCGGACTATGGTTGGATGTCTAAGCTTATGAACATACCAGGTACAATGGCCAGTTACCATTTCAAGACCATTGCTGATGGCGGTGATTTCATAGATTCTTTGAATAAAAATATCAGTCACCAGCGTGTCATTGCAAAAAATACAAATGATACTTTAGTAAGAACCAGAGCGCAGAAAGCTGCAGATGATGGAGAGAAGCTCTTGGTTCGGATTGATCAGCATGGTGAAGCGGTGGGGATGCTTAGCACAACCATTATTCCCCTGGCCGATGAACCACTTATATTTGAAAAGGTACGGCGTAAAACAGTAAGTTCTATAAAAACATCAAGATGTAAGGCTCGTTTACTGTCTGATTTGCAGAAACGAGCCTTTAAGCACATGTCCCCCTTTTATACAGAGGATGATAAGATACATAATGTTACGGATCGAATCTGCCCCCTTACCACACTTATGGGAGGCTTTGCAAATGCCAGCTCCGGCTTTAATGATTCCCAAGGATATTATGTAGCCAAAGATGCTTCTGGCGGTCTTATTATTTTAGATTTTTGGTTACGATCAAATGATAGAACAAATACCAACTTTATTATTCTGGGTATTCAGGGACAGGGTAAATCAACGGCTATCAGGCACATTGCTTTGTCGGAATTTATGAGAGGAACTAAGGTATTGTTTACTGACCCTCATGGTGAAAACCGTTTTCTCACGAAAAAGCTTGGTGGTGAGATTATAAATGCCGGAGGTGGTAGCAATGGTCGTATTAATCCATTTCAGATTAGTGTAATACCAAAGGATGACGAAGAGGAAGAAGTTAAATTCTATGAGAATGAAGATGGGCATGGGATGGGAGATATGGCTTTATATATAAAGTACCTGGAAGTTTTCTTTTCCATATACATACCGGATTTGACTTCCATAGAAAAGGCCATTTTAAAGGCAACCATCATTGAACTGTATAATAATTTTAATATCTTTTGGGATACGGATATATCCACTCTAAAACCAGAGGACTTTCCCATATGGTCAGACTTACATAAATTAATGCTCCAAAAGGCAGAGGAAAAGGACAAGACGAGAAAAGGAAATGACAGCAATGTGTATGAAAATCTTGCTATTCTACTACAAGATGGAGCAACCGGAGCTGACAGCTTACTGTGGAATGGCCATACCACTATCAGCTCTAATGCAAGGGTTATTTGTATTGATACCAAATCACTGCAGGATACACCGGATAATGTAAAAAGAGCACAGAACTTTAATATTAACCGATGGACATGGCAGGTTATGACAGAAAATCCAACGGAACCAGTATTATGTTTATATGATGAAGCCTACTTAAACATTGACCCCAAGGTACCACAGTCCATGATCTTCTTGCGAAATGGTGTGAAATCTTCACGTAAGTTTGAAGCTGCTATGGGATTTATTACACATTCCGTGGTGGATTTCTTAGATGAATCCGTAAAAATGTATGGACAAGCCTTGTTGGATTCGCCTTGCTACAAAATCATATTTGGTACAGACGGCCAGAATCTAAAGGACATTACGGATTTGTATAAACTAACAACCGCAGAGCAGGATTTACTGCAGAGTAAAAGAAGAGGCCATGCATTGATGATGATAGGTTCCAGAAGGCTGCATGTTAATTTTGATATTCCAGAATACAAATTTGAATACTTTGGTAATGCCGGAGGTAGGTAG
- a CDS encoding C39 family peptidase: MNTAMVLKIAQAAYKALKDKRTRTIIILAIFGPLILLLLQIAAIVSLVTTPIQMLLNGGEDTYGLAEFQNQFVITGTPGEAYEGEYEPPDYVKYTIKQGATEVVYYNQTDMPWRDMLYGTVRTIGISGCGPTSMAIVISTFTGQEVTPAMTAGWSAKNGYLVEGYNNGKPYGMSSHALIPALAKEYSLSSTGIAKNEKTAERIYKALSDGKLVVAIMGPGHFTSGGHFIVLRGVTSDGKILVADCGSRQRTGKAWDIQTIIKEAKGGAGAGGPFWAIK; encoded by the coding sequence ATGAATACGGCAATGGTACTTAAAATAGCACAGGCTGCCTATAAAGCTTTAAAGGATAAGAGGACACGAACGATTATTATATTGGCAATCTTCGGACCTCTTATCCTTTTATTACTTCAAATAGCAGCTATTGTGTCCCTGGTTACCACCCCGATTCAGATGTTACTAAATGGTGGGGAAGATACTTATGGCTTAGCAGAGTTCCAGAACCAATTTGTTATTACTGGAACTCCCGGAGAAGCTTATGAAGGTGAGTATGAGCCACCTGATTATGTGAAGTATACAATTAAGCAAGGAGCAACGGAAGTTGTCTATTATAATCAAACAGATATGCCATGGAGAGATATGCTATATGGCACAGTACGTACCATTGGTATAAGTGGTTGCGGTCCGACCTCCATGGCGATTGTGATATCAACTTTCACCGGGCAGGAAGTAACACCGGCAATGACCGCCGGATGGTCTGCTAAGAATGGTTATCTGGTAGAAGGGTATAACAATGGCAAACCCTATGGCATGAGCAGCCATGCATTAATACCGGCACTGGCAAAAGAATATAGTCTAAGCAGTACCGGTATTGCAAAAAATGAGAAAACAGCAGAAAGAATTTATAAGGCGCTGTCAGACGGTAAGCTGGTTGTGGCTATTATGGGTCCTGGACATTTTACAAGCGGAGGACACTTTATCGTACTTCGTGGGGTAACGAGTGATGGGAAGATACTGGTGGCCGACTGTGGAAGCAGACAGAGGACTGGAAAGGCATGGGATATACAAACAATTATTAAGGAAGCGAAAGGAGGAGCTGGGGCAGGAGGACCGTTTTGGGCAATTAAATAG
- the dcm gene encoding DNA (cytosine-5-)-methyltransferase: MIKVNELFSGIGSQKAALERLGIEHKVVGIAEIDKYAIKSYEAIHGDTRNYGDISKINKLDYADFWTYSFPCQDISVAGRQKGMNEQTRSGLLYQVERLLEESKKHNELPKFLMLENVKNLVGKKFKDQFLEWLSTLEQLGYNTYWKVLNAKHYGIPQNRERVFAVSIRKDIDRGFEFPEPIHTGKSLVDVLEREVDEKYYLSDELHKRFIFTDDTFTKNIVGTTKANENSIGQRDTVYKADGIVGALLASDYKQPKRILEENCIKKAGMIVKDGWIDVASRVYHIEGISPTLTTMQGGNTTPKVLIRQATKKGYAECNIPGVADLSFPKSMTRRGRVQEDGNICPTLMAGTREIYVFDFPCIGASRGRKIDSSDSYRQKLELNYCGTSNTITTVQKDNYVIEKGGKQFRIRKLTPLECWRLMGFTDEQFYKAAAVNSNTQLYKQAGNSIVVDVLYYLFRQLFI; the protein is encoded by the coding sequence GTGATAAAAGTAAATGAATTATTCAGTGGCATAGGCAGTCAAAAAGCTGCATTAGAGAGATTAGGAATAGAGCATAAGGTTGTTGGTATAGCTGAAATTGATAAATACGCAATAAAAAGCTATGAAGCAATTCATGGGGATACCAGGAACTACGGGGACATAAGTAAGATTAATAAGCTAGATTATGCAGATTTCTGGACTTATTCTTTTCCTTGTCAAGATATATCAGTTGCCGGCAGACAGAAAGGAATGAATGAGCAGACAAGAAGCGGTTTGTTATATCAGGTTGAGAGGTTATTAGAAGAATCAAAAAAACACAATGAACTTCCAAAGTTTTTAATGTTAGAAAATGTTAAAAATTTGGTGGGTAAAAAATTTAAAGATCAATTTTTAGAATGGTTATCTACCCTAGAGCAACTTGGTTACAATACATATTGGAAAGTGCTAAATGCAAAACATTATGGTATTCCACAGAACAGGGAAAGAGTTTTTGCAGTAAGTATACGTAAGGATATAGACAGGGGATTTGAATTTCCTGAACCAATCCACACAGGAAAGAGTTTAGTAGATGTATTAGAAAGGGAGGTAGATGAAAAATATTATCTTTCAGATGAGTTACATAAACGATTTATTTTCACAGATGATACATTTACAAAAAATATTGTCGGTACTACGAAAGCAAATGAAAATAGTATTGGACAACGTGACACTGTTTATAAGGCTGATGGAATTGTTGGTGCATTATTAGCATCCGATTATAAGCAGCCAAAACGTATCTTAGAAGAAAATTGTATAAAAAAAGCTGGTATGATAGTTAAGGATGGATGGATTGATGTTGCTAGTAGAGTATACCATATTGAAGGTATATCACCTACTCTTACCACTATGCAAGGGGGAAATACAACTCCTAAAGTACTTATTAGACAAGCAACAAAAAAAGGATATGCAGAGTGTAATATTCCTGGAGTAGCAGACCTGTCATTTCCCAAAAGTATGACTAGAAGGGGAAGGGTGCAAGAAGATGGTAATATATGTCCTACTTTAATGGCTGGGACTCGGGAAATATACGTTTTTGATTTTCCGTGTATTGGTGCAAGTAGAGGTAGAAAGATAGATTCATCGGATAGTTACCGTCAGAAACTTGAACTAAATTATTGTGGGACAAGTAACACAATTACAACAGTTCAAAAAGATAACTATGTAATTGAAAAAGGTGGAAAACAATTCAGAATCAGAAAACTAACACCTTTAGAGTGCTGGAGGCTGATGGGTTTTACTGATGAACAGTTTTATAAAGCTGCAGCTGTAAATTCAAACACACAATTATACAAACAAGCTGGTAATAGTATTGTGGTAGATGTTTTATATTACCTGTTTAGGCAGTTATTTATTTAA
- a CDS encoding helix-turn-helix domain-containing protein, whose amino-acid sequence MRIKIDDTLSKNNKTRYWLAKEVGMSYQALAKLSNNQTISIHFDLLEKLCKALNCTPNDLFEIE is encoded by the coding sequence ATGCGTATTAAAATTGATGATACATTAAGTAAGAATAATAAAACTCGCTATTGGTTAGCAAAAGAAGTAGGAATGTCCTATCAAGCTCTTGCAAAGCTCTCTAATAACCAAACAATCTCCATTCACTTTGATTTGCTTGAAAAGCTTTGTAAGGCACTTAATTGTACCCCCAATGACTTGTTCGAGATTGAATAA
- a CDS encoding DNA adenine methylase: protein MKAMMKYPGSKWSIAKWIIEFFPEHHSYLEPFFGSGAVFFNKPRSNIETINDMDDNVINLFEWIRKDPERLAREIYMIPYARKIYDEAFRTVSKDSFDKAVNFYIRLNMGHGFRTNGEKVGWKNDVQGRERAYASQDWCTLPEKIILAAERLRGVQVENRPAIDIINRFNHPKVLIYLDPPYVLGTRHGKQYKYEMDDEAQEELLDTVIRHRGSILLSGMIMNFIISI from the coding sequence ATGAAAGCAATGATGAAATACCCCGGTAGTAAATGGAGTATTGCAAAGTGGATAATTGAGTTCTTTCCAGAACATCATAGCTATTTAGAACCCTTTTTCGGAAGTGGTGCAGTTTTTTTCAATAAGCCAAGAAGCAATATAGAGACAATCAATGACATGGACGATAACGTCATTAATTTATTTGAATGGATCCGTAAGGATCCGGAAAGACTGGCCAGAGAAATATATATGATTCCTTATGCCAGAAAAATTTATGATGAAGCATTTCGTACGGTGTCAAAAGATAGCTTTGACAAAGCAGTGAATTTTTACATAAGGCTTAATATGGGGCATGGCTTCCGAACAAATGGTGAAAAGGTGGGATGGAAAAATGATGTACAGGGAAGGGAGAGAGCCTATGCGTCTCAGGACTGGTGTACTCTACCAGAAAAGATTATTCTTGCAGCCGAAAGGTTAAGAGGGGTGCAAGTAGAAAATAGACCAGCAATAGATATTATAAATAGATTCAATCATCCCAAAGTGCTTATCTATCTTGATCCTCCTTATGTTTTAGGTACCAGACATGGAAAGCAATACAAGTATGAAATGGATGATGAAGCACAAGAGGAATTGCTAGATACCGTTATAAGACATAGGGGGAGCATTTTATTGAGTGGTATGATAATGAACTTTATAATAAGTATTTAA
- a CDS encoding HNH endonuclease: MGQTEVKRKAIPKKTRLKVYDKFNGHCAYCGCEIGYKDMQVDHKESLYWYAGADEIENYMPSCRACNFYKSTMTLERFREQLQKIPVRLEKDFIYRLAKKYGMVMEQEVPIQFYYEMLESK, from the coding sequence TTGGGACAAACAGAAGTAAAAAGAAAGGCAATACCCAAAAAGACAAGGCTTAAAGTCTATGATAAATTTAATGGTCATTGTGCGTACTGTGGTTGTGAGATAGGATACAAGGATATGCAAGTAGACCATAAGGAATCTTTATACTGGTATGCAGGAGCAGATGAAATTGAAAATTATATGCCATCCTGCAGAGCATGTAATTTCTATAAAAGTACTATGACACTTGAAAGGTTCAGGGAGCAATTACAGAAGATTCCAGTGCGTTTAGAAAAAGATTTTATATACAGACTTGCTAAGAAGTATGGAATGGTTATGGAACAGGAAGTACCGATTCAGTTTTATTATGAAATGCTAGAATCTAAATAG
- a CDS encoding helix-turn-helix domain-containing protein, with protein MAMKKFKMLNLICESCALSSKEKLVAHYFVYKSNRIGECYPAVGTIAKHCGVSERTVQRATKKLQEQDYITIEKRYFKGRQSSNEYKLNTLLLDVEQAENLQKESMDTNADANNTMETVFLEELLMPVFTLEASSDDEEEIPVLTEGCYYIEEDSMEYDEYMDIDYDEIGFLDYVSDEDYGEVDNVCLAMETGAVIIDLKYVDWLKLLMVIKMYKCRANFMFVYAGRHDDHAIELKKNQFYQLKLKYLHVLFYAHFRGDMVTPKLYNKYIDIEKKV; from the coding sequence ATGGCTATGAAAAAATTCAAAATGTTAAATTTAATTTGTGAGAGCTGCGCATTGAGTTCCAAAGAAAAGCTTGTGGCGCACTACTTTGTATATAAATCAAATAGAATTGGTGAATGTTATCCGGCGGTTGGTACTATTGCAAAACATTGTGGGGTTTCTGAACGTACTGTTCAAAGAGCTACCAAGAAGCTTCAGGAGCAAGACTATATAACAATTGAAAAGAGATATTTTAAAGGCAGACAATCATCCAATGAATATAAATTAAATACTCTGTTATTGGATGTTGAACAAGCAGAAAATCTACAGAAAGAAAGCATGGATACAAATGCTGATGCCAACAATACCATGGAAACGGTTTTTCTTGAAGAACTATTGATGCCTGTATTTACACTAGAAGCTTCATCAGACGATGAAGAAGAAATTCCAGTGCTAACAGAAGGTTGTTATTACATAGAAGAAGATAGTATGGAATATGATGAGTACATGGATATAGATTATGATGAGATTGGATTCTTAGACTATGTGTCTGATGAAGATTATGGTGAAGTTGATAATGTATGTTTGGCCATGGAGACTGGTGCTGTTATTATAGATCTTAAATATGTGGATTGGTTAAAACTATTAATGGTAATCAAAATGTATAAATGCAGAGCTAATTTTATGTTCGTTTACGCAGGTCGTCACGACGATCATGCAATTGAATTAAAGAAGAACCAATTTTACCAATTAAAACTAAAGTATTTGCATGTACTTTTTTATGCCCATTTTAGGGGTGACATGGTGACACCCAAATTATACAATAAATACATAGATATTGAAAAGAAAGTATAG
- a CDS encoding RNA-binding domain-containing protein — MIEADRRSGTMNLYESETVELKEIYTPDIKKEIVAFANTNGGTIYVGVQDNGEIVGLTNADFVMQQISNSLRDSVRPDVSMFTKIELLQEENKFLIKLTVSQGTKRPYYLSDKGLKPTGVYVRSGTTSAPASEDAIRMMIKMTDGDSFENNRSLIQELTFTSLNQEMERRNLEFSEVQMKNLGILSADDIYTNMGLLVSDQCQHSIKFAVFQGLDKLVFKDRKELTGSLFAQLTDAYKTIDFYNGTKATFHDLLRADERDYPEDSVREALLNAIVHRDYSFSGSTIINLYSDRLEIISLGGLVTGLSLEAVMLGASQTRNEKLASLFYRMKLIEAYGTGISKIISCYKGLPVQPKFENVEGAFRVVLPNTHSHEISVEDEKYLPILRLFEKQNEITRSDVEEALGIGTTYAINMLKEMLDKELIKKVGSGKLTRYVVK; from the coding sequence ATGATAGAAGCAGATAGAAGGAGTGGTACTATGAATCTGTATGAAAGTGAAACTGTTGAATTGAAGGAAATTTATACACCAGATATAAAAAAAGAAATTGTAGCATTTGCAAATACAAACGGTGGAACTATCTATGTGGGTGTGCAGGATAACGGGGAAATTGTCGGTCTTACAAATGCTGATTTTGTGATGCAGCAGATATCGAATTCGTTAAGAGATAGTGTACGACCGGATGTTTCCATGTTTACAAAGATTGAGCTATTGCAAGAAGAAAATAAGTTTTTGATCAAACTAACGGTGAGCCAAGGCACAAAACGACCTTACTATCTATCTGATAAAGGGCTTAAGCCAACAGGGGTATATGTCAGAAGTGGAACAACATCGGCGCCAGCATCTGAGGATGCTATCCGTATGATGATAAAGATGACAGATGGTGATTCGTTTGAAAATAATCGTTCGCTCATACAAGAATTGACTTTTACTAGTTTAAATCAAGAGATGGAAAGAAGAAATTTAGAATTTTCGGAAGTACAGATGAAAAACTTAGGAATTCTTTCTGCTGATGATATTTATACAAACATGGGTTTGCTGGTTTCAGATCAGTGTCAGCATTCCATCAAATTTGCTGTTTTTCAAGGTTTAGATAAGTTGGTGTTTAAAGATCGGAAGGAGCTGACCGGCTCCCTATTTGCTCAACTGACAGACGCTTATAAAACCATAGATTTTTATAATGGTACAAAAGCGACTTTTCATGATTTACTGCGTGCGGATGAAAGAGATTACCCGGAGGATTCCGTTCGTGAAGCATTGCTGAATGCCATCGTCCACAGAGATTATTCATTCAGCGGCAGTACAATTATCAATCTGTATTCTGACCGTTTGGAGATTATCTCCTTAGGCGGATTGGTTACAGGATTGTCATTGGAGGCAGTTATGCTGGGTGCGTCACAAACTAGAAATGAAAAGCTGGCAAGTTTATTTTATCGAATGAAGCTGATTGAGGCATACGGCACAGGAATTAGTAAGATAATCAGCTGCTATAAAGGTTTGCCCGTGCAACCCAAGTTTGAAAATGTGGAAGGTGCATTTCGAGTGGTTTTGCCTAATACGCATTCACATGAGATAAGTGTGGAAGATGAAAAGTATTTACCGATACTCAGATTGTTTGAAAAGCAGAATGAAATAACTCGTAGTGATGTTGAAGAAGCCCTTGGGATTGGAACAACGTATGCGATTAATATGCTCAAAGAAATGTTGGATAAGGAGCTTATCAAAAAAGTTGGTAGTGGTAAGCTGACGAGGTATGTGGTGAAATAA
- a CDS encoding helix-turn-helix domain-containing protein: MSFGTYFRELRRSKKITQKQIAGAIEKTPMLISGIETNKNGPFSDEDLKKIAGCMNLTEDEYKDLLIQASNARGKLPPHIADYIACHKEAYSLLEVLVQKKMGETSLRKIKVYAEEME, encoded by the coding sequence ATGAGCTTTGGAACATACTTTAGAGAATTGAGAAGATCCAAGAAAATCACACAGAAACAGATTGCTGGTGCAATTGAAAAGACGCCGATGTTAATAAGTGGTATCGAAACAAATAAAAATGGACCATTTTCAGATGAAGATTTAAAGAAAATAGCGGGCTGTATGAACTTAACTGAAGATGAGTATAAGGATTTGCTTATACAAGCATCTAATGCAAGAGGAAAGTTGCCGCCGCATATAGCAGACTATATTGCCTGTCATAAAGAGGCTTATAGTCTGCTGGAAGTCTTGGTTCAAAAAAAAATGGGAGAGACTTCGTTAAGAAAAATAAAGGTATACGCGGAGGAAATGGAATAA